In Sphingobacterium zeae, one genomic interval encodes:
- a CDS encoding glycosyltransferase family 9 protein, with the protein MDKWKDCKNMLIIRLDNMGDLIMNNAALQQIKANMPHCKITLLASEMAIPIIPFLGTVDAYIQYDAPWMKLSNQDSAARTEALVANIKEKQFDSCIIFNVYSQNPMAAILLAYLAGIPKRAAYMRENPYSLLTHWVPDKEPLFQVKHQITRDLELVKYLGISHLSSCLPTLKMPSGRLSIFLPKPDLKRVILNYDVSEEKRRIPIEVARELLEKLLGLNFQVVLVGKENNGYLRSCSSVDSSPKLVNLIGKTSVRDLLLVVQQADAVITVNTGVAHISCALQRPTLVLYAQTNPQHIPWSRDSDFILYPVSPSARSKNTINIFVDKQNRDSKIVPLTTAVILKKFQALLGRSGPKKELMEEDG; encoded by the coding sequence ATGGACAAATGGAAAGATTGTAAAAATATGCTGATCATCCGATTAGATAACATGGGAGATCTCATTATGAACAATGCCGCATTACAGCAGATAAAAGCGAATATGCCGCACTGTAAAATTACACTTTTAGCATCTGAAATGGCTATTCCTATTATTCCTTTTTTGGGTACAGTAGATGCATATATACAATACGATGCACCATGGATGAAGTTAAGCAATCAGGATTCCGCCGCCCGCACTGAGGCGTTGGTCGCAAACATTAAGGAAAAACAATTTGACTCCTGTATCATATTTAATGTTTATAGCCAGAATCCAATGGCAGCGATTCTATTAGCCTATCTTGCCGGCATTCCGAAGCGCGCGGCGTATATGCGTGAAAATCCCTATTCATTGCTCACGCACTGGGTTCCCGATAAAGAGCCGTTGTTTCAGGTAAAACACCAAATCACAAGGGATCTTGAATTAGTGAAATACTTGGGTATCTCCCATCTAAGTAGTTGCCTGCCGACTTTAAAAATGCCTTCCGGCAGATTATCAATCTTTCTTCCAAAGCCTGATCTCAAACGTGTAATACTCAATTATGATGTCTCTGAAGAGAAGCGTCGCATACCTATTGAAGTAGCGCGGGAACTCCTCGAAAAACTGCTCGGACTGAATTTCCAGGTGGTATTGGTCGGTAAGGAAAATAATGGGTACCTAAGATCTTGTTCGTCTGTCGATAGCTCGCCGAAACTGGTCAATCTCATTGGGAAGACTAGCGTTCGCGATCTTTTGCTAGTGGTGCAGCAGGCAGATGCGGTAATTACGGTGAATACCGGTGTGGCTCACATTTCCTGCGCCTTACAAAGGCCCACATTGGTCCTATATGCGCAGACTAATCCGCAACATATTCCCTGGTCGCGTGACTCCGATTTTATCTTATATCCAGTCAGCCCTTCGGCCAGGTCAAAAAACACCATCAATATCTTTGTGGATAAGCAGAACCGAGATTCTAAAATTGTTCCTTTGACAACCGCTGTCATTCTTAAAAAATTTCAGGCCTTACTTGGGCGCAGCGGCCCTAAAAAGGAGCTCATGGAAGAAGACGGTTGA
- a CDS encoding PfkB family carbohydrate kinase, which produces MNEITLSKLVEKGFNNPRVLVLGDCMLDIYLDGECNRLAPDVAVPVLDVNAVQCCLGGAGNVITNLCNMGAKVSVVTMLGDDHSAQTIARDLRLQGIDTSNILFNPNCQTLTKTRLRRENQCLIRYDIGRVYHFTPDLLQKYLADVKKMLRHIDIIFLADYDKGNIPDELIQLLYQEQQKNPKIIAVDSKDYYRYNCLRPDLVKPNYEEACKILGHKPQNERVTQALEWSESLCIISKANWVALTLDKDGVILFKKEEEPKHYPVPALNEGNFSGAGDTFLTVLCLAYYNKLEEDIAIRLGIKAAQIGIHKSGTASCSCEELAQELSHKDDKVIVDLSSLGSVCDKLRADHKIVFTNGCFDIFHAGHAHYLSEAKSQGDILIVGINTDESIARLKGASRPINTLNERIEVLRALSAVDYIVPFGDELSDDPIPVLEKVKPHVFVKGEAYESEEMPEMGLLQILGTQLVFIPHVHQQSTTNIIQRVQENSSQLLKKIS; this is translated from the coding sequence ATGAATGAAATAACATTAAGTAAGTTGGTCGAAAAAGGATTCAACAATCCCAGAGTTCTTGTTTTAGGGGACTGTATGCTGGATATTTATCTGGACGGCGAGTGTAACCGGCTTGCGCCCGATGTTGCTGTTCCGGTTTTGGATGTCAATGCTGTACAGTGCTGCCTCGGCGGGGCCGGAAATGTGATCACGAATCTCTGCAACATGGGCGCGAAAGTTTCTGTAGTGACTATGCTTGGCGACGATCACAGTGCCCAGACCATTGCCCGTGACTTGCGGTTACAAGGGATAGATACCAGCAACATCCTATTTAATCCTAACTGTCAGACACTCACCAAGACCCGCCTACGAAGAGAAAATCAATGTCTCATACGTTATGACATTGGCCGTGTCTATCATTTTACCCCTGATCTATTACAAAAATATCTAGCAGATGTAAAAAAAATGCTACGGCATATCGATATTATTTTTCTAGCGGACTATGACAAAGGCAACATTCCCGACGAACTGATTCAGTTGCTTTATCAGGAGCAGCAGAAAAATCCTAAAATTATCGCAGTAGACAGCAAAGATTATTACCGGTATAACTGTCTGCGCCCCGATCTGGTTAAGCCAAATTATGAGGAGGCGTGTAAAATTTTGGGACATAAACCGCAAAACGAACGCGTAACACAAGCGTTAGAATGGTCCGAAAGTCTGTGTATTATTTCGAAGGCAAATTGGGTAGCGCTCACCCTGGATAAAGATGGCGTAATCTTATTTAAAAAAGAGGAAGAGCCCAAACATTATCCCGTACCTGCCCTAAACGAAGGAAACTTTTCCGGTGCCGGTGATACTTTTCTGACTGTGCTCTGTCTGGCTTATTATAACAAACTGGAAGAAGATATTGCCATACGATTGGGTATCAAAGCCGCTCAAATCGGTATTCATAAAAGTGGCACGGCAAGCTGTAGTTGCGAAGAGCTTGCCCAGGAGCTAAGCCATAAAGATGATAAGGTGATCGTGGATCTCAGCAGCCTCGGATCAGTATGCGATAAGCTACGCGCCGACCATAAAATTGTGTTTACAAATGGATGTTTTGATATCTTTCATGCAGGCCATGCACATTACCTCAGTGAGGCCAAGTCGCAAGGCGATATTCTGATTGTCGGTATCAATACAGACGAAAGCATTGCCCGGTTAAAGGGAGCCTCCAGACCGATAAATACCCTAAACGAACGTATCGAAGTGCTGCGCGCTTTATCGGCTGTCGACTACATTGTCCCCTTTGGTGATGAACTCTCCGACGACCCGATTCCGGTACTCGAAAAAGTGAAACCCCATGTATTTGTTAAAGGTGAGGCTTATGAAAGCGAAGAAATGCCCGAAATGGGGCTGCTTCAAATACTAGGAACCCAACTTGTCTTTATTCCGCATGTACACCAACAATCGACAACTAATATCATACAACGCGTGCAGGAAAATAGCAGCCAACTCTTAAAGAAAATCAGCTAA
- a CDS encoding D-glycero-alpha-D-manno-heptose-1,7-bisphosphate 7-phosphatase: MEKALFLDKDGTLIKDVPYNVDPKRVVCYPDIFKPLRMLQKNGYKLIVVSNQSGIARRYFTAEELEIAFSELRKQLMTEGIHLNGIYYCPHGDRASDMQCICRKPLPGMLYQAAAELHIDLKKSWMIGDILNDVAAGRAAGCKTILVDRSQQERKKDRMEDPKFMPDFITDNFYGLTQVITLEKEYYE; the protein is encoded by the coding sequence ATGGAAAAAGCACTGTTTTTAGATAAGGATGGAACGCTCATTAAAGATGTGCCTTACAATGTAGACCCCAAGCGGGTTGTATGCTACCCCGATATATTTAAACCGTTGCGGATGCTGCAAAAAAATGGATATAAACTCATTGTCGTTAGCAACCAGTCGGGTATAGCGCGGCGCTATTTTACGGCAGAAGAGTTGGAAATCGCTTTTTCTGAGCTTCGAAAACAGCTTATGACTGAGGGTATCCACCTGAATGGCATTTATTACTGTCCACATGGCGACAGAGCTAGCGATATGCAATGCATTTGTCGCAAGCCACTACCGGGAATGTTATATCAGGCAGCGGCGGAGCTTCATATCGATTTAAAAAAATCGTGGATGATAGGCGATATTTTGAATGACGTCGCTGCCGGCAGAGCTGCAGGCTGCAAAACTATTTTGGTGGATCGCAGTCAGCAGGAACGCAAAAAAGACCGCATGGAAGACCCGAAATTTATGCCCGATTTCATCACGGACAATTTTTATGGATTGACTCAGGTAATCACATTAGAAAAAGAATATTATGAATGA
- a CDS encoding glycosyltransferase, with amino-acid sequence MKKQLAFISDHASPLATLGGKDSGGQNVYVAEVATQLALMGHQVDIYTRAENPKQQQIVYWKPNVRVVHIVAGPMQELPKEQLYDHMEEFTANMIAFIQHNQLSYQLVHAHFWLSGMVAMQVKKQLKIPFVMTFHALGAVRRMHQGCSDKFPKIREKIEKDIIWAAERIIAECPNDLKDLIQHYQAPQDKIEIIPCGYNPTDFYPVDRTEAKGKLGLDPTFTYILQLGRMVRRKGIDNVIEAFSHAQHALPELRLLVVGGNFDSPDDRTEYEHLEHLCNALNIKDKVIFTGQKDRDKLKYFYAASELFITTPWYEPFGITPLESMACGTPVIGADVGGISFTVRHEETGLLVSPQQPQQLSSVIVELISNDRKRMKFSVNALRHVKSFTWKTVSESIARLYEQCMPNTTEKEAIHQIKQNFLGSSRTFEKAAEVMASGIARLSAKMVSVLQSNRKIMICGNGGSAAESQHFAAELVGRFEIPQRPGYPVISLNTDVSVMTAWANDFGYDTVFSRQIQALGQPGDMLICLSTSGNSVNIINALKEANKLGIVCVNLLGKDGGEAMQYGEHNLIVPSDNTARIQEVQLHIIHQLCALVEQQMVAQTEGNERILIQKKLIA; translated from the coding sequence ATGAAAAAACAGCTAGCTTTTATTAGTGATCATGCCTCGCCGCTCGCCACGCTAGGCGGCAAAGATAGTGGTGGCCAAAATGTTTATGTGGCTGAAGTAGCCACCCAGCTTGCTCTAATGGGTCATCAGGTTGATATTTATACCAGAGCTGAAAACCCTAAGCAACAACAGATCGTCTATTGGAAGCCCAATGTTCGTGTTGTTCATATCGTAGCCGGGCCAATGCAGGAACTGCCCAAGGAACAACTCTATGATCATATGGAAGAGTTTACCGCCAATATGATTGCATTTATTCAGCATAATCAGCTGAGTTACCAGTTGGTCCATGCGCATTTCTGGCTCTCGGGAATGGTGGCCATGCAGGTAAAAAAACAGTTAAAAATACCTTTTGTTATGACCTTTCATGCCTTAGGCGCCGTGCGTAGAATGCATCAGGGCTGCTCCGATAAGTTTCCGAAAATCCGTGAAAAAATTGAAAAAGATATTATTTGGGCGGCAGAGCGTATTATAGCCGAATGTCCAAACGACTTAAAAGATCTTATTCAGCATTACCAGGCTCCGCAGGATAAGATAGAAATTATCCCCTGTGGTTACAATCCTACTGATTTTTATCCAGTAGACCGTACCGAAGCAAAGGGAAAATTGGGCCTTGACCCTACCTTCACCTATATTTTACAGCTTGGCCGAATGGTGAGACGAAAAGGAATCGACAACGTGATTGAGGCTTTCTCACATGCGCAACATGCACTACCTGAACTTAGGCTTTTGGTTGTGGGCGGCAACTTTGATTCACCGGATGACCGTACTGAATACGAACATCTGGAACATCTTTGTAACGCACTCAACATCAAAGATAAAGTCATTTTTACGGGACAAAAAGATCGTGATAAACTGAAATATTTCTATGCTGCAAGTGAGCTCTTCATTACGACGCCCTGGTACGAACCGTTCGGGATTACCCCCTTAGAATCTATGGCCTGTGGCACACCAGTGATTGGTGCCGACGTCGGCGGAATATCATTCACCGTCCGCCATGAGGAAACTGGCTTACTTGTATCCCCGCAACAACCACAACAATTATCTTCGGTCATCGTCGAATTGATAAGCAATGACCGTAAGCGCATGAAATTTTCCGTCAACGCACTCCGCCATGTCAAATCTTTCACGTGGAAAACTGTTAGTGAAAGTATTGCCAGACTCTATGAACAATGTATGCCAAATACAACTGAAAAAGAAGCAATTCATCAGATAAAACAGAATTTCCTAGGCTCCTCAAGAACCTTTGAAAAGGCAGCAGAAGTTATGGCTAGCGGGATTGCTCGATTATCGGCTAAAATGGTATCGGTACTACAGAGTAATAGAAAAATCATGATCTGTGGTAATGGGGGAAGCGCAGCAGAGAGCCAGCACTTTGCAGCTGAACTGGTGGGGCGATTCGAAATACCACAACGGCCCGGATATCCCGTTATATCGCTCAATACTGACGTTTCGGTCATGACCGCCTGGGCCAATGACTTTGGCTACGACACGGTATTTTCGAGGCAAATTCAGGCGCTTGGGCAACCTGGCGATATGCTGATATGTCTCAGTACCAGTGGAAATTCGGTAAATATTATCAATGCACTAAAAGAAGCAAATAAATTAGGCATTGTCTGTGTAAACTTATTGGGAAAGGACGGTGGCGAAGCAATGCAGTACGGCGAGCACAACCTCATTGTGCCATCGGATAATACAGCACGAATTCAGGAAGTTCAACTCCATATAATCCATCAGCTCTGTGCACTTGTAGAACAGCAAATGGTTGCCCAAACAGAAGGGAACGAGCGTATCTTAATACAAAAAAAACTGATTGCATAG
- a CDS encoding glycosyltransferase family 4 protein, with translation MAQKPRILTWHIHGSYLYYLSQGDYTLYIPYTPERGPRYVGRGSTFPFGDNVVEVPANEVRHLEFDLILFQCDENYLEDQYMILSELQQLLPKIYIEHDPPWHHPCDEIHPVTNPAVTLVHVTHFNHLMWKTNIPDVRVISHGVDTHGVTYNGRLKKGIVVINNLPSRGRMLGSDIFERVQQQVPLDLIGMGNAPYGIREVLHPRLPEFIKDYRFFFNPIRYTSLGLAICEAMMVGLPIIGLATTELSTVIENGKTGYIGLDVDELISKMNRLLCDPIHAQQLSAHAQHKAQELFDITRFTQQWEYLINKKIN, from the coding sequence ATGGCACAAAAACCCCGTATCCTGACTTGGCATATTCATGGCTCCTATTTATATTATTTGTCACAAGGAGATTATACGCTGTACATCCCTTACACACCAGAAAGAGGACCCCGGTATGTCGGAAGAGGCAGCACGTTTCCCTTTGGTGACAATGTAGTCGAAGTTCCTGCCAATGAAGTGCGTCACCTTGAGTTCGATCTGATATTGTTTCAATGTGATGAAAATTACCTGGAAGATCAATACATGATCTTGTCAGAATTACAGCAGCTATTGCCCAAGATTTACATCGAACACGATCCGCCATGGCATCATCCCTGTGATGAAATCCATCCCGTAACGAATCCGGCAGTCACATTGGTCCATGTGACGCATTTTAACCATCTCATGTGGAAGACCAACATTCCAGATGTCCGTGTAATCAGCCACGGCGTGGATACGCACGGCGTTACGTACAATGGCAGACTAAAAAAAGGGATCGTCGTTATTAATAATCTTCCTTCTCGCGGACGCATGCTAGGTAGCGATATCTTTGAACGTGTACAGCAGCAGGTACCATTAGATCTCATCGGTATGGGTAACGCGCCCTATGGCATTCGCGAAGTGCTGCATCCGCGGTTGCCTGAATTTATTAAAGATTATCGTTTCTTTTTTAATCCTATACGTTACACAAGCCTTGGCTTAGCCATCTGCGAAGCAATGATGGTAGGTCTCCCAATAATTGGATTAGCCACGACGGAGCTATCGACTGTCATCGAAAATGGAAAAACCGGATATATCGGGCTAGATGTCGATGAGCTAATCAGCAAGATGAATAGGTTGCTATGCGATCCGATTCATGCGCAACAGTTAAGTGCGCATGCACAACATAAAGCACAGGAGCTTTTTGATATCACCCGCTTTACGCAACAATGGGAATATTTAATCAACAAAAAAATTAACTAA
- a CDS encoding response regulator transcription factor: MCKILLVDDHEVVRSGIRLLLESSPSFYIIGEAASAEDALLFIEQQDKPDFILSDINMSGMDGISLVRIMKKVYPHIKIAILSMIEEIDKVAEAFDAGADGYLSKSTEIQELLFGIMHMYEGNKYVTAFLSVRILDGYRNFVPNRIDRAAVADHYGITEREIEVLMLISEGLTNSEIAERIFLSTRTVEGYRQHLMEKTKTKNTADLVRFSFQHMLLQ, encoded by the coding sequence ATGTGTAAAATACTTTTAGTTGATGACCATGAAGTGGTTCGTAGCGGAATCAGGCTATTACTTGAGTCTAGCCCCAGCTTTTACATCATTGGTGAAGCAGCCAGTGCAGAGGACGCTCTTTTATTTATAGAACAGCAGGATAAGCCCGATTTTATTTTATCAGATATCAACATGAGTGGTATGGACGGAATTTCCTTAGTTAGGATAATGAAGAAAGTGTATCCGCACATCAAGATAGCCATCCTTTCCATGATAGAGGAAATTGATAAAGTAGCCGAAGCATTTGATGCTGGTGCAGATGGTTATTTATCGAAGAGTACCGAGATTCAGGAACTCTTATTTGGTATAATGCACATGTACGAAGGAAATAAATATGTTACGGCCTTTTTGAGTGTACGTATTTTGGATGGATACCGCAATTTTGTGCCAAATCGTATCGACAGGGCTGCGGTCGCCGATCATTATGGTATCACGGAGCGAGAAATTGAAGTATTGATGCTAATATCAGAAGGGCTTACTAATAGTGAAATTGCAGAACGGATCTTTCTAAGTACCCGTACAGTCGAGGGGTATCGCCAGCATCTGATGGAAAAGACAAAAACCAAAAACACAGCCGATCTCGTCCGCTTTAGCTTTCAGCATATGCTATTACAATAA
- a CDS encoding YciE/YciF ferroxidase family protein — translation MAKSNQNQEQMPNEHLHELFVDELKDILGAEKQLLKGLKKMSKAAENEQLKQAFEEHHSQTEGQIERLKEVFSVLGIRARAKKCKAMEGLLEEADEIIENFEGDPALDAALISAAQKVEHYEIASYGCLVTFAKLMNHTEAEQMLQQTLDEEKQTDVLLTEIAVSSVNESA, via the coding sequence ATGGCAAAATCGAATCAAAATCAGGAACAAATGCCAAATGAGCATTTACATGAGTTATTTGTAGACGAATTAAAAGATATTCTGGGCGCGGAGAAACAGCTCTTAAAAGGTTTAAAGAAAATGAGCAAAGCAGCAGAAAACGAACAATTGAAACAAGCATTTGAGGAACACCACAGCCAAACTGAAGGGCAGATCGAGCGACTTAAAGAGGTATTCTCAGTTTTGGGCATTCGTGCACGCGCCAAAAAGTGCAAAGCTATGGAAGGCCTACTGGAGGAAGCAGATGAAATCATCGAAAATTTTGAAGGCGATCCAGCGTTAGATGCGGCACTTATTTCTGCTGCACAAAAAGTTGAGCATTATGAAATTGCGAGCTATGGCTGCCTGGTTACATTTGCAAAACTAATGAATCATACTGAAGCAGAGCAAATGCTCCAACAAACACTTGATGAGGAAAAACAAACCGATGTGTTACTAACAGAGATAGCCGTCTCTTCGGTAAACGAGTCTGCATAA